In one Carassius carassius chromosome 12, fCarCar2.1, whole genome shotgun sequence genomic region, the following are encoded:
- the LOC132154537 gene encoding tripartite motif-containing protein 16-like isoform X1 — protein MCCSSHCLWRNMAETSISVAEDQFSCPVCLDLLKDPVTIPCGHSYCMNCITDCWNKDDQKGIYSCPECRQTFTPRPALNKNVILAEMVDNLKKTRPALIYAGPGDVECDVCTGRKRKAIKSCLICLESYCQSHFECHEESRARKRHKVTDATGRIREMICSQHDRPLEVFCRSDQKCICLMCLMDDHKNHNTVSAEAERTEKQKQVGETVITVQKKIQERQTELQKLRKSVQSHKRSAQAAVEDSERIFTELIRSIERRCSEVIQMIRDREKAEVSRAEGLLEQLQQEIDDLRRRNAELKQLLHTDHHIHFLQSFPFLSVPPASSDSTTVSSLLTYEDVRSSVSIISRKFGIFCREEIEKIPGGVKYSIIPNIKILTPITEPKTREDFLHYYHQFTLDSESVHKNICLSEENKVAACTAIVQPYPDHPDRFDVWPQVLCRESVCERCYWEVEWSGTRGVGISVSYKSISRKGHYNESKFGYNDQSWRLFCSHSLYLFSYKNKKSELPVFPSSCRVGVYVDHRAGILSFYSVSDTMTLIHRVQTTFTQPLYPGFGITQDSTVKLCHLAV, from the exons ATGTGTTGTTCCAGCCATTGTCTGTGGAGGAACATGGCAGAAACCAGTATTTCAGTGGCTGAGGATCAGTTCAGCTGTCCGGTCTGTCTGGATCTACTGAAGGATCCAGTGACCATCccctgtggacacagttactgtatgAACTGCATTACAGACTGCTGGAATAAAGATGATCAGAAGGGAATTTACAGCTGCCCTgagtgcagacagaccttcaccccaAGACCTGCTTTAAACAAGAATGTGATACTGGCTGAAATGGTGGACAACCTGAAGAAGACAAGACCTGCTCTCATTTATGCTGGACCTGGAGATGTGGAGTGTGATGTCTGTACTGGAAGAAAACGCAAAGCTATAAAGTCCTGTCTGATATGTCTGGAATCATACTGTCAAAGTCATTTTGAGTGTCATGAGGAATCTCGTGCAAGGAAACGACACAAAGTGACTGATGCCACTGGACGAATCCGGGAGATGATCTGCTCTCAACATGACAGACCGCTGGAGGTTTTTTGTCGTTCTGACCAGAAGTGTATTTGTTTGATGTGTCTGATGGATGACCATAAAAATCACAATACTGTTTCGGCTGAAGCAGAGAGGACAGAGAAACAG AAACAGGTTGGAGAGACAGTGATAACTGTACAGAAGAAAATTCAAGAGAGACAAACAGAGCTTCAGAAGCTGAGAAAGTCTGTGCAGAGTCACAAG CGCTCCGCACAGgcagcagtggaggacagtgagaggatctttactgaactgatccgctccattgagagaagATGCTCTGAGGTGATACAGATGATCCGAGATCGAGAAAAGGCTGaagtgagtcgagctgaaggaCTCTTAGAGCAACTGCAGCAGGAGATTGATGATCTGAGGAGGAGAAATGCTGAGCTGAAGCAGCTTTTACACACAGACCATCATATCCATTTCCTACAG AGTTTCCCGTTTCTTTCTGTTCCTCCTGCATCTTCAGACAGCACCACTGTCAGTTCTCTACTCACTTATGAAGATGTGAGAAGCTCTGTCTCTATAATAAGTAGGAAATTTGGGATTTTCTGCAGAGAGGAGATAGAAAAGATACCTGGTGGAG TGAAATACAGTATCATTCCCAATATCAAAATCCTCACACCCATCACTGAACCCAAAACAAGAGAAGACTTCTTACACT ATTACCATCAGTTTACTCTGGATTCAGAGTCGGTGCATAAAAACATTTGTCTGTCTGAGGAGAACAAAGTGGCTGCTTGCACTGCTATAGTGCAGCCGTATCCagatcatccagacagatttgatgtTTGGCCtcaggtgttgtgtagagagagtgtgtgtgaacgctgttactgggaggtgGAGTGGAGTGGCACTCGCGGTGTGGgaatatcagtgtcatataagagcatcagCAGGAAGGGACATTATAATGAAAGTAAATTTGGATATAATGATCAGTCCTGGAGATTGTTCTGCTCTCACTCTctatatttatttagttacaaaaacaaaaaatctgaacTCCCTGTATTCCCCAGCTCCTGTAGAGTAGGAGTGTATGTGGATCACAGAGCAGGAattctgtccttctacagcgtctctgacacaatgaCCCTCATACACAgagtccagaccacattcactcaaCCGCTCTATCCCGGGTTTGGCATAACTCAGGACTCAACAGTGAAACTGTGTCATTTAGCAGTATAG
- the LOC132154537 gene encoding tripartite motif-containing protein 16-like protein isoform X2 codes for MCCSSHCLWRNMAETSISVAEDQFSCPVCLDLLKDPVTIPCGHSYCMNCITDCWNKDDQKGIYSCPECRQTFTPRPALNKNVILAEMVDNLKKTRPALIYAGPGDVECDVCTGRKRKAIKSCLICLESYCQSHFECHEESRARKRHKVTDATGRIREMICSQHDRPLEVFCRSDQKCICLMCLMDDHKNHNTVSAEAERTEKQVGETVITVQKKIQERQTELQKLRKSVQSHKRSAQAAVEDSERIFTELIRSIERRCSEVIQMIRDREKAEVSRAEGLLEQLQQEIDDLRRRNAELKQLLHTDHHIHFLQSFPFLSVPPASSDSTTVSSLLTYEDVRSSVSIISRKFGIFCREEIEKIPGGVKYSIIPNIKILTPITEPKTREDFLHYYHQFTLDSESVHKNICLSEENKVAACTAIVQPYPDHPDRFDVWPQVLCRESVCERCYWEVEWSGTRGVGISVSYKSISRKGHYNESKFGYNDQSWRLFCSHSLYLFSYKNKKSELPVFPSSCRVGVYVDHRAGILSFYSVSDTMTLIHRVQTTFTQPLYPGFGITQDSTVKLCHLAV; via the exons ATGTGTTGTTCCAGCCATTGTCTGTGGAGGAACATGGCAGAAACCAGTATTTCAGTGGCTGAGGATCAGTTCAGCTGTCCGGTCTGTCTGGATCTACTGAAGGATCCAGTGACCATCccctgtggacacagttactgtatgAACTGCATTACAGACTGCTGGAATAAAGATGATCAGAAGGGAATTTACAGCTGCCCTgagtgcagacagaccttcaccccaAGACCTGCTTTAAACAAGAATGTGATACTGGCTGAAATGGTGGACAACCTGAAGAAGACAAGACCTGCTCTCATTTATGCTGGACCTGGAGATGTGGAGTGTGATGTCTGTACTGGAAGAAAACGCAAAGCTATAAAGTCCTGTCTGATATGTCTGGAATCATACTGTCAAAGTCATTTTGAGTGTCATGAGGAATCTCGTGCAAGGAAACGACACAAAGTGACTGATGCCACTGGACGAATCCGGGAGATGATCTGCTCTCAACATGACAGACCGCTGGAGGTTTTTTGTCGTTCTGACCAGAAGTGTATTTGTTTGATGTGTCTGATGGATGACCATAAAAATCACAATACTGTTTCGGCTGAAGCAGAGAGGACAGAGAAACAG GTTGGAGAGACAGTGATAACTGTACAGAAGAAAATTCAAGAGAGACAAACAGAGCTTCAGAAGCTGAGAAAGTCTGTGCAGAGTCACAAG CGCTCCGCACAGgcagcagtggaggacagtgagaggatctttactgaactgatccgctccattgagagaagATGCTCTGAGGTGATACAGATGATCCGAGATCGAGAAAAGGCTGaagtgagtcgagctgaaggaCTCTTAGAGCAACTGCAGCAGGAGATTGATGATCTGAGGAGGAGAAATGCTGAGCTGAAGCAGCTTTTACACACAGACCATCATATCCATTTCCTACAG AGTTTCCCGTTTCTTTCTGTTCCTCCTGCATCTTCAGACAGCACCACTGTCAGTTCTCTACTCACTTATGAAGATGTGAGAAGCTCTGTCTCTATAATAAGTAGGAAATTTGGGATTTTCTGCAGAGAGGAGATAGAAAAGATACCTGGTGGAG TGAAATACAGTATCATTCCCAATATCAAAATCCTCACACCCATCACTGAACCCAAAACAAGAGAAGACTTCTTACACT ATTACCATCAGTTTACTCTGGATTCAGAGTCGGTGCATAAAAACATTTGTCTGTCTGAGGAGAACAAAGTGGCTGCTTGCACTGCTATAGTGCAGCCGTATCCagatcatccagacagatttgatgtTTGGCCtcaggtgttgtgtagagagagtgtgtgtgaacgctgttactgggaggtgGAGTGGAGTGGCACTCGCGGTGTGGgaatatcagtgtcatataagagcatcagCAGGAAGGGACATTATAATGAAAGTAAATTTGGATATAATGATCAGTCCTGGAGATTGTTCTGCTCTCACTCTctatatttatttagttacaaaaacaaaaaatctgaacTCCCTGTATTCCCCAGCTCCTGTAGAGTAGGAGTGTATGTGGATCACAGAGCAGGAattctgtccttctacagcgtctctgacacaatgaCCCTCATACACAgagtccagaccacattcactcaaCCGCTCTATCCCGGGTTTGGCATAACTCAGGACTCAACAGTGAAACTGTGTCATTTAGCAGTATAG